A stretch of Roseovarius sp. M141 DNA encodes these proteins:
- a CDS encoding CbtB domain-containing protein, protein MTTLTQVQGQSHGKLRADILPALFAAVLGLAIITLTGHVQASALHDAAHDVRHATGFPCH, encoded by the coding sequence ATGACTACACTGACCCAAGTTCAGGGCCAATCCCATGGCAAGTTGCGCGCTGATATATTGCCCGCGCTTTTCGCGGCAGTTCTGGGACTGGCGATTATTACCCTGACAGGCCACGTTCAGGCCTCGGCGTTGCATGACGCCGCCCACGATGTGCGTCACGCCACCGGCTTTCCCTGCCACTAA
- a CDS encoding HD domain-containing protein, with protein MAIQRVRDPVHNLIEFDTRDELERVVWKLLQSRPFQRLRRVKQLGFSELVYPGATHTRFAHSIGVFHTARELMEIVRKKTDDQGSREKIALAAAIVHDVGHGPFSHAFETVGKRLKLKLADHEVMSDELIRNGEIAEILNADIMDGFASSVANMIKKEGKITLHNSVVSSQFDADRLDYMQRDRMMTGSEHAAIDLTWLLANLDIGEVTTGVDDMAVGSVPTFVIGPKAIQAAESYVLGLFQLYPTIYFHKTTRGAEKLFAEVLVRLVELVGDDAVGKTGLPSNHPLIKFAKEPESLETALALDDTAVWGALQLLLEADDPILSEFSDRLLNRKLFKCYDIRAEITHRCDPHNSMDLQNIEKIEKCCASAVVKLQEWEKKQEAVVPRIITDEAERKPYKAGGGSNGYTEQINVRTDGGELIDIRQRSEIVKSLSVYRLTRAYYDESDAEALQVIKDIVEGEIN; from the coding sequence GTGGCTATTCAAAGAGTTCGAGACCCCGTCCATAATCTTATTGAGTTTGATACTCGTGATGAGCTTGAGCGCGTCGTATGGAAGCTGCTTCAGAGCAGACCGTTTCAACGGCTGCGTAGAGTAAAGCAGTTGGGCTTCTCCGAACTTGTGTATCCAGGCGCAACGCATACGCGGTTTGCTCACAGCATCGGCGTGTTTCATACGGCTAGAGAACTTATGGAGATCGTCAGGAAGAAGACAGATGATCAGGGGTCACGTGAGAAAATCGCCTTGGCTGCTGCCATAGTGCATGATGTGGGTCATGGCCCATTCAGCCACGCTTTTGAAACCGTTGGAAAGCGTCTGAAGTTGAAGCTGGCCGATCATGAAGTTATGAGCGATGAGCTTATTCGAAATGGCGAAATTGCTGAAATTCTGAATGCAGATATCATGGATGGTTTCGCATCAAGTGTTGCTAACATGATTAAGAAAGAAGGTAAGATCACGCTTCACAACTCAGTTGTTTCCAGTCAATTTGACGCAGACCGTCTTGATTACATGCAGCGTGATCGGATGATGACAGGAAGTGAACATGCTGCCATTGATCTGACTTGGTTGTTGGCCAATCTCGACATTGGTGAAGTGACAACTGGCGTTGACGATATGGCTGTTGGTTCAGTACCGACCTTCGTAATCGGCCCGAAGGCGATACAAGCGGCTGAATCTTATGTTCTGGGGTTATTCCAACTTTACCCGACAATCTATTTTCATAAGACCACACGAGGTGCTGAGAAGTTATTCGCGGAAGTTCTGGTTCGACTCGTCGAGTTGGTTGGAGATGACGCTGTGGGGAAAACTGGATTACCTTCGAACCATCCACTGATCAAGTTTGCCAAGGAACCTGAGAGCCTCGAAACAGCCTTGGCTTTAGACGACACGGCTGTTTGGGGCGCACTTCAGCTTTTACTTGAAGCAGATGATCCAATCCTCTCGGAGTTTTCAGATCGTCTCCTGAACCGGAAACTTTTCAAATGCTATGACATTCGGGCGGAAATTACCCACAGATGTGACCCCCACAATTCGATGGACCTGCAAAATATAGAGAAAATTGAAAAATGTTGCGCCTCGGCGGTGGTGAAGCTACAAGAATGGGAAAAGAAGCAAGAGGCAGTCGTTCCCCGTATCATCACAGATGAGGCCGAACGAAAGCCCTACAAGGCAGGTGGTGGTAGCAATGGCTATACTGAGCAGATCAACGTGCGTACCGATGGTGGCGAGTTGATCGACATCAGGCAACGGTCCGAGATAGTGAAATCTTTGAGTGTTTATAGGCTGACTCGCGCATACTATGATGAATCAGACGCTGAAGCCTTACAGGTAATAAAAGATATTGTTGAAGGGGAGATCAACTGA